Proteins found in one Panicum hallii strain FIL2 chromosome 4, PHallii_v3.1, whole genome shotgun sequence genomic segment:
- the LOC112889510 gene encoding serine carboxypeptidase-like 7: MTTTAEAAGPGPRPRPRLLGPAGPRSLFHRRLCSRCFLVVFLLAACASSASGSGSGRVVTSLPGFDGPLPFHLETGYVEVDRQNGAELFYYFVQSESGAAAAPFLLWLTGGDRCTVFSGLAYEIGPIRFIVEPYDGTMPRLRYNQNSWAKVSHILFVDSPVGAGFSFSRDPKGYDVGDISSTLQLYDFLIKWFNDHPEFLANPFYIGGDSYAGKIVPFLAQIISEGIEAGRTLPNLKGYLVGNPRTGEIIDFSSRVPYAHGFGIISDQLYETILRHCQGQDYINPGNAGNALCAQALNTFSDLVDEVEPAQVLVDKCVYASAVPYANSKTDGSDGRRILGEELETGKLKHPPARPPFGCISYGYYLSYFWANDKRTREALGIKKGTVDEWVRCHDKELPYTGDLSSVIKYHRNLTSRGYRALVYSGDHDLLLPHLGTQAWVRSLNFSIVDDWRAWHLGGQSAGFTISYSNNMTFATIKGAGHTAPEYEPERCFAMFRRWILNRPL; encoded by the exons ATGACgacgacggcggaggcggcagggccggggccgcggccgcggccgcgcctcCTCGGGCCAGCCGGACCCCGCTCGCTCTTCCATCGCCGCCTCTGCTCCCGTTGCTTCCTCGTCGTCTTCCTGCTCGCCGCCTGCGCGTCCTccgcctccggctccggctccgggcGGGTGGTGACCAGCCTCCCTGGCTTCGACGGGCCCCTCCCCTTCCACCTCGAAACAGG GTACGTGGAGGTGGACAGGCAGAACGGCGCCGAGCTCTTCTACTACTTCGTCCAGTCCGagtccggcgccgccgccgcacctttCCTCCtctggctcaccggcggcgatcgCTGCACCGTCTTCAGCGGCCTCGCCTACGAGATCG GTCCCATCAGGTTCATCGTTGAGCCCTACGACGGCACGATGCCGCGCCTGCGATACAACCAAAACTCGTGGGCCAAG GTGTCACATATCCTATTTGTTGATTCGCCGGTTGGGGCTGGGTTTTCCTTCTCCAGAGATCCTAAAGGCTATGATGTTGGAGACATCTCATCCACACTGCAACTATATGATTTCCTTATCAAG TGGTTTAATGACCATCCTGAGTTCCTCGCGAATCCTTTCTATATTGGTGGAGACTCCTACGCTGGAAAAATTGTGCCTTTTCTTGCGCAGATTATTTCAGAAG GTATTGAAGCAGGAAGGACCCTTCCTAATCTCAAG GGCTATCTAGTGGGTAACCCGCGCACAGGAGAAATTATTGATTTTAGCTCTAGAGTGCCTTATGCTCATGGATTTGGTATTATTTCAGATCAACTTTATGAG ACAATACTGAGGCATTGCCAAGGACAGGACTACATTAACCCTGGAAATGCTGGAAATGCGCTCTGTGCTCAGGCTCTGAATACTTTCAGTGAT CTCGTCGATGAAGTTGAGCCGGCCCAGGTTCTGGTGGACAAGTGCGTCTACGCATCTGCTGTACCATATGCTAACAGCAAGACGGACGGCTCGGATGGTAGAAGGATTCTTGGGGAGGAATTGGAAACAGGGAAGCTGAAGCaccccccagctcgacccccaTTTGGCTGCATT AGTTACGGCTACTACCTGTCGTACTTTTGGGCGAACGATAAACGCACCCGAGAAGCTCTTGGGATCAAGAAG GGAACTGTGGACGAGTGGGTGAGATGCCACGATAAAGAGTTGCCCTACACAGGCGATCTCAGCAGTGTCATCAAGTACCACCGGAACCTGACGTCCAGAGGTTACCGCGCGCTGGTCTACAG CGGCGACCATGACCTGCTGTTGCCGCACCTGGGAACGCAGGCGTGGGTCAGGTCGCTTAACTTCTCCATCGTTGACGACTGGAGGGCGTGGCATCTAGGAGGCCAATCCGCCGG GTTCACGATAAGCTATTCAAACAACATGACATTCGCGACGATCAAG GGTGCTGGGCATACGGCACCAGAGTACGAGCCGGAGAGATGTTTTGCCATGTTCAGACGCTGGATACTCAACCGTCCACTCTAA